A genomic segment from Malus domestica chromosome 05, GDT2T_hap1 encodes:
- the LOC103427118 gene encoding probable LRR receptor-like serine/threonine-protein kinase At1g56130 — MAMSQKAYQISTTPSPRLLGTLTARRRHGKEKKKSEQQSEYKCGRLRSRRRGEQVLHMYNMKMKLMTRILLLCFLSCFWFQLSFAQNATTDPSEVRALNSIFEQWDTQPVPGLWNISGEPCSGSAINGNDFDSPDNNPAIVCDCSYNNNATCHITKLRVQALYRRGVFPEELLALRYLAVLKIDMNYFKGHLPAFIGKMSALIVLSIGHNSFSGPIPKEIGNLKELNMLAIGTNNFSGTLPPELGNLVKLQQIYMDSCGLSGEIPSTFAKLTSTQVFWVSDSPFSGKIPDFIGNWTQLTSLRFQGNSFEGPIPTSFSQLTSLKSLQISDIYHGRSSSLDFIKKMKNLTDLKLRNALITGTIPSDIGEYQSLKILDLSFNNLTGQLPSSLFSMSSLTSLFLGNNSLSGPLPSQKSNRLQTIDLSYNFLSGSFPQWVTTISQLNLVVNNFTFDKSNITTLPGLNCLQRNFPCNRDTPRYANFSINCGGPEMKGRDGILYDAEDSALGPATFNVTSIEKWAVSNVGMFSEGVNRSFLENTPEQVTGTDVTPELFQTSRLSPGSLRYYGLGLENGPYTVTLHFAETDFEKRIQQTWESLGRRVFDIYIQGTRREEDFDISKEAHGVNVGIKKIFNVSVSENYLEIHLFWAGKGTCCIPLPGDYGPLIAAVHAASDFTPTVSGLPPTTPGKKSRTGLIVGIAVPVGVVSLLLILAILYMRRKTSEKEDNEDILGLGPRPNTFSYAELRVATEDFNPSNKLGEGGYGPVYKGTLSDGRVVAVKQLSVASHQGQSQFVSEIATISAVQHRNLVKLYGCCIEGSQRILVYEYLENKSLDQALFGTSNLHLDWPTRFNILLGTARGLAYLHEESRPRIVHRDVKASNILLDAELSPKISDFGLAKLYDDKKTHISTRVAGTIGYLAPEYALFGHLTEKADVFGFGVVVLEILSGRPNSYNNLDPEKIYLLEWVWTLHENDQTLGLVDPRLTEFDETEATRLIRAALLCTQGSPMARPSMSRVVAMLSGDIDTGTVMSKPSYLTDYNFKDVTTFSTGRFLVEDDTSSTASKDSNVRLNYQPGGSNASGADTPWIDPAPSPVNVTQSLLAGIRREGRELLSSS, encoded by the exons TCGGAATATAAGTGTGGCCGTTTAAGATCCCGCCGTCGAGGAGAGCAAGTTCTGCACATGTACAATATGAAGATGAAGTTGATGACGAGGATACTATTACTCTGCTTCCTCAGCTGCTTCTGGTTTCAGCTGTCCTTTGCTCAAAATGCTACCACTGATCCATCTGaag TGAGGGCGTTGAACTCAATATTTGAACAATGGGACACACAACCGGTGCCGGGGCTGTGGAATATCAGTGGAGAACCCTGCAGTGGATCTGCCATCAACGGCAACGACTTTGATAGCCCCGATAACAACCCAGCCATCGTTTGCGACTGTTCTTACAACAACAATGCTACATGCCACATCACCAAACT GAGAGTGCAAGCTCTGTACAGACGAGGGGTGTTTCCAGAAGAACTTTTGGCTCTAAGATATCTCGCAGTTTT GAAAATCGATATGAATTATTTCAAAGGTCACCTACCGGCATTCATTGGCAAAATGTCTGCATTGATTGTATT GTCAATTGGCCACAATTCATTCTCTGGGCCCATCCCCAAGGAGATTGGAAACCTTAAGGAGCTAAATATGCT GGCCATCGGAACAAATAATTTTTCCGGAACACTCCCTCCAGAACTTGGTAATTTAGTCAAGCTACAGCAAAT ttACATGGACAGCTGTGGACTCAGTGGTGAAATTCCTTCAACATTTGCCAAGCTCACCAGTACGCAAGTCTT TTGGGTATCGGACAGTCCTTTCTCAGGAAAGATACCTGATTTCATAGGGAATTGGACACAACTCACTTCTTT GCGATTTCAAGGGAACTCTTTCGAAGGCCCAATACCAACCAGCTTTTCTCAACTGACCTCATTGAAGTCTCT GCAAATCAGTGATATATACCATGGGAGGAGCTCCTCTCttgatttcataaaaaaaatgaagaacttgactgattt AAAACTACGAAACGCATTAATCACTGGTACCATCCCTTCTGATATTGGAGAATATCAAAGTCTTAAGATACT GGATCTGAGTTTCAACAATTTGACAGGCCAACtcccaagttctttgttcaGCATGAGTTCTCTTACATCCTT GTTTCTTGGAAACAATAGTCTGTCCGGACCTCTTCCAAGCCAAAAGAGCAATCGACTTCAGACTAT AGACTTGTCTTACAATTTTTTATCAGGAAGCTTTCCCCAGTGGGTGACCACAATATCGCAACT GAACTTAGTGGTCAACAACTTCACATTTGACAAGTCAAACATAAC TACTCTTCCTGGATTGAATTGCCTCCAGAGAAATTTTCCATGCAATCGAGATACCCCACGAT ATGCAAACTTCTCAATCAACTGTGGTGGACCGGAAATGAAGGGACGTGATGGCATATTGTATGATGCTGAAGACTCAGCTCTTGGTCCAGCAACATTCAATGTAACCAGTATAGAGAAATGGGCTGTCAGCAATGTCGGTATGTTTTCTGAAGGAGTGAACCGATCGTTTCTGGAAAATACCCCCGAACAAGTCACCGGAACAGATGTGACCCCGGAGCTCTTCCAGACTTCAAGATTGTCCCCAGGATCACTGAGATACTATGGCCTGGGTCTTGAGAATGGACCTTACACTGTAACATTGCACTTTGCAGAGACGGATTTTGAGAAGCGCATTCAGCAAACTTGGGAAAGTCTAGGACGGCGTGTATTTGATATCTATATTCAG GGTACCCGCAGGGAAGAGGACTTTGACATATCCAAGGAGGCACATGGGGTTAACGTAGGAATTAAGAAAATATTCAATGTTAGCGTGTCAGAGAATTATCTTGAAATTCATCTATTCTGGGCTGGTAAAGGGACTTGTTGCATACCTTTACCAGGTGATTACGGCCCACTAATAGCAGCCGTCCATGCTGCTTCAG ATTTTACACCAACAGTTTCTGGGCTTCCACCAACTACTCCAGGAAAGAAGAGCAGGACTGGGTTGATAGTTGGTATTGCAGTTCCTGTTGGAGTTGTGAGCTTGTTACTAATATTGGCGATTCTATATATGAGGAGGAAAACATCAGAAAAAGAGGACAACGAAG ATATTCTTGGATTAGGCCCTCGACCAAATACTTTCAGTTATGCTGAGTTGAGAGTTGCAACTGAAGATTTTAATCCTTCAAATAAGTTAGGAGAGGGAGGATATGGCCCTGTTTATAAG GGTACACTTTCTGATGGGAGAGTAGTGGCTGTGAAGCAACTTTCAGTAGCATCTCACCAAGGGCAGAGTCAATTTGTATCTGAAATTGCTACCATATCTGCTGTGCAACATAGGAATCTAGTGAAATTGTATGGATGCTGCATCGAAGGCAGCCAGCGCATTTTGGTTTATGAGTATCTTGAAAACAAGAGCCTTGATCAGGCACTTTTTG GAACAAGTAACTTGCACCTTGACTGGCCTACTCGATTCAATATATTGTTAGGAACAGCAAGAGGACTTGCTTACCTTCATGAGGAGTCAAGGCCAAGGATTGTACATCGAGATGTCAAAGCGAGTAATATTTTGCTCGATGCAGAACTCTCCCCAAAAATATCAGATTTTGGACTGGCAAAGCTTTATGATGACAAAAAAACCCACATCAGCACCCGGGTTGCAGGGACAAT AGGCTATTTGGCACCAGAGTATGCATTGTTTGGACATTTGACAGAGAAGGCTGATGTGTTTGGTTTTGGAGTCGTTGTTTTGGAGATCCTCAGTGGGAGACCAAACTCTTACAATAACTTGGATCCAGAAAAGATTTATCTTCTTGAATGG GTATGGACTCTACATGAAAATGACCAAACTCTGGGGTTGGTGGATCCGAGATTGACAGAGTTTGATGAAACCGAAGCAACTAGATTGATAAGAGCAGCTCTCCTGTGCACGCAGGGATCACCGATGGCAAGGCCATCTATGTCACGCGTGGTTGCAATGCTCTCTGGAGACATTGACACAGGCACTGTCATGTCGAAACCAAGCTATTTGACagattataattttaaagatGTAACAACATTTTCAACAGGTAGATTTTTGGTGGAGGATGATACCTCATCAACTGCATCCAAGGATAGTAATGTTCGCCTCAACTATCAGCCGGGAGGCAGCAATGCAAGTGGTGCTGACACTCCCTGGATTGACCCTGCGCCTTCTCCTGTAAACGTCACTCAATCACTGCTCGCTGGCATTAGAAGAGAAGGAAG GGAGCTTTTATCCTCAAGTTAG